The Paenibacillus macerans genome includes a window with the following:
- a CDS encoding response regulator transcription factor, translating to MSSFHTILVVDDDQSIVELLRDFLENDQFQVITAGDAAEAWALFEQNSIDCIVLDIMMPGQNGFELCRRIRAESSVPILFLSARSDDVDKIRGLTLGGDDYIVKTASPGEIVARVKAVLRRTAGGRQADGRILDYGRIKLNLSTREVLADGKNVVLTPKEYELLRLFAEHPRHVFSYEQLLAKFWDGVGDRHTIRVHLSRLREKIESDPNHPEYLVNVWGVGYRFEGG from the coding sequence ATGAGTTCATTCCATACGATACTCGTTGTAGACGACGACCAAAGTATCGTTGAACTATTAAGGGACTTTTTGGAGAACGACCAATTTCAAGTCATCACCGCAGGCGACGCCGCTGAAGCTTGGGCTTTGTTTGAGCAAAACTCCATCGACTGTATCGTTCTCGACATCATGATGCCGGGGCAAAACGGGTTTGAGCTGTGCCGGCGGATTCGGGCGGAAAGCAGCGTGCCGATCCTGTTCCTTAGCGCGCGCAGCGATGATGTGGACAAGATTCGCGGCTTGACGCTCGGCGGCGATGACTATATCGTCAAAACCGCTTCGCCCGGAGAGATCGTGGCCAGGGTAAAAGCCGTCTTGCGGCGCACCGCTGGGGGCCGGCAAGCGGACGGAAGAATCCTCGATTATGGCCGCATCAAGTTAAATTTGTCCACCAGAGAGGTGCTGGCGGACGGGAAAAACGTCGTGCTCACGCCCAAGGAATATGAGCTGTTGCGATTATTCGCCGAGCACCCGAGACATGTGTTTTCCTATGAGCAACTGCTCGCAAAATTTTGGGATGGGGTGGGCGATCGCCATACGATTCGAGTTCATCTCAGCCGGCTGCGCGAAAAGATCGAATCCGATCCGAACCATCCGGAATACCTGGTAAACGTATGGGGTGTTGGCTATCGCTTTGAAGGAGGATAA
- a CDS encoding sensor histidine kinase — protein sequence MRTLRIRTFTLLCFLFILSLPWIFFLTAHFMETKTLSIANSGLQNKALQAKLNGIIARIEAGSDKWRDPIWQTKLHEELRKANMDAAILSASDQEIYRSNPERRGSLRSTERISVIEDGHLLGRAVIYLPKSNTVQMISAFAGFLLAFFIIAVEMRRFLLKPLEKMGNAARQIAAGDWDVRLPRSRITEIAEVRDGFEAMVNGLQKSYRKQAELEEERRFVIAAVAHDLRTPLFALRGYLDGLEQGIAESPEKMAKYLAVCKEKSAQLDRLVEDLFTFTKMEYLKTELNNNTVDIKLILQKSVDSLSPLARQKQIPILVHAGDDLLINGDAHFMERAMNNLLDNAVRHTPIGGEIVVQGYKAGDKVKFTIRDTGPGFSSEELKRVFEPLYRGEVSRNRSTGGSGLGLTISQRIVRRHGGELAASNHPEGGALLAGWLPVAAPDSAYAGKAERPK from the coding sequence ATGAGAACACTTCGCATACGTACGTTTACTTTGCTTTGCTTCTTGTTCATCCTCTCATTGCCGTGGATTTTCTTTCTGACAGCACACTTTATGGAAACCAAAACGCTAAGCATCGCAAACAGCGGGCTGCAAAATAAAGCGCTGCAAGCAAAATTAAACGGGATCATTGCCAGGATTGAAGCCGGTTCGGACAAGTGGAGGGATCCTATTTGGCAGACAAAGCTGCATGAAGAGCTGCGGAAAGCGAATATGGATGCGGCTATTTTATCGGCGTCGGATCAGGAGATTTACCGGTCCAATCCGGAGCGCCGCGGCTCCCTGCGGTCTACGGAACGGATTTCCGTCATTGAGGACGGTCATTTGCTGGGAAGGGCGGTCATTTATCTGCCCAAGTCCAATACCGTTCAAATGATTTCGGCGTTTGCCGGATTTTTATTGGCATTTTTTATTATCGCTGTTGAAATGCGGCGGTTCCTGCTTAAGCCGCTCGAGAAGATGGGCAATGCGGCCAGACAAATCGCCGCAGGAGATTGGGATGTGCGGTTGCCCCGGTCCAGGATTACGGAAATCGCTGAAGTCCGCGACGGATTTGAAGCGATGGTCAACGGGCTGCAGAAGTCGTATCGGAAACAAGCGGAATTGGAAGAGGAGCGCCGGTTCGTGATTGCCGCGGTCGCGCATGATTTACGGACACCGCTGTTCGCGTTACGCGGTTATTTGGACGGTTTGGAGCAAGGAATTGCTGAATCGCCGGAGAAAATGGCAAAATATTTGGCGGTTTGCAAGGAAAAATCGGCACAATTGGACCGGCTCGTTGAGGACCTGTTCACCTTTACAAAAATGGAGTATTTGAAGACGGAGTTGAACAACAATACGGTTGATATTAAACTCATCCTCCAGAAGTCGGTGGACAGTCTGAGTCCGCTGGCCCGGCAGAAACAGATCCCGATCTTAGTTCATGCCGGGGACGATTTGCTGATTAACGGGGATGCGCACTTCATGGAACGCGCCATGAACAATCTGCTGGATAATGCCGTCAGACATACCCCAATTGGCGGTGAAATTGTTGTGCAAGGTTATAAAGCGGGCGATAAAGTAAAGTTTACGATCCGTGACACCGGCCCGGGCTTCTCCTCGGAGGAACTGAAGCGCGTTTTCGAACCGTTATATCGCGGGGAAGTCTCCAGAAACCGCTCCACTGGAGGCAGCGGGTTAGGGCTGACCATTTCACAAAGAATCGTCAGGCGGCATGGAGGTGAACTTGCCGCAAGCAACCATCCGGAGGGAGGAGCGTTGCTGGCAGGTTGGCTGCCTGTGGCCGCTCCGGATTCAGCTTATGCTGGCAAAGCTGAGCGCCCAAAATAG